Proteins from one Bacteroidales bacterium genomic window:
- a CDS encoding anthranilate phosphoribosyltransferase — TPARKDVVIANAALALACLNSEKSMQDCIQMAAESLESGKAYNVLKKLIEIQP, encoded by the coding sequence TACCCCGGCCAGGAAAGACGTTGTTATTGCCAATGCTGCCCTTGCTCTTGCCTGCCTGAACAGCGAAAAATCTATGCAGGATTGTATACAGATGGCCGCCGAATCGCTTGAAAGCGGCAAAGCATACAATGTCCTCAAGAAACTAATTGAAATACAACCATGA
- the trpC gene encoding indole-3-glycerol phosphate synthase TrpC, which translates to MNSILEEIIAHKKKEVEERKQRLPFSSLMKKAESTFSGPSLKDALTSGSSPAIIAEFKRKSPSKGVLNEKASVQSVITGYTAYGASAISVLTDEKFFGGSWNDLHLARQITDLPVLCKDFIIDQYQLWEAKAAGADVILLVAAALDRKQLHMLAERACDLDLEVLLEIHNEQELDTLHKNVTLVGVNNRNLSTFSTSVDVSLKLADKIPADFIKIAESGIASADTIITLYKAGYKGFLIGEHFMRHPDPPVALHQLRQDIMNKMKL; encoded by the coding sequence ATGAACAGCATTCTTGAAGAAATCATCGCCCATAAGAAAAAAGAAGTGGAAGAACGGAAACAACGCCTGCCTTTCTCTTCGCTGATGAAGAAAGCCGAAAGCACTTTCAGCGGCCCGTCACTTAAGGATGCCCTGACTTCGGGAAGTTCGCCTGCCATCATTGCGGAATTCAAGCGCAAAAGCCCTTCAAAGGGCGTCCTGAATGAAAAGGCCTCTGTGCAATCGGTTATAACAGGATATACTGCTTACGGGGCAAGCGCCATATCGGTACTCACCGATGAAAAATTTTTCGGCGGCTCATGGAACGATCTTCACCTGGCGCGTCAGATTACTGACCTTCCTGTTCTCTGCAAGGATTTTATCATCGACCAGTATCAGCTCTGGGAGGCAAAAGCAGCAGGTGCCGATGTTATCCTGCTGGTTGCCGCAGCGCTCGACCGCAAACAACTTCACATGCTTGCCGAAAGAGCCTGTGACCTCGATCTGGAAGTGCTGCTGGAAATTCATAACGAACAGGAACTCGATACACTGCACAAGAATGTCACCCTGGTTGGCGTCAACAACAGAAACCTCAGTACATTCAGCACTTCTGTTGATGTCTCCCTGAAACTGGCCGATAAAATACCGGCAGATTTTATCAAAATTGCCGAAAGCGGAATCGCATCAGCCGATACCATCATCACTCTGTATAAAGCCGGGTATAAAGGTTTCCTCATCGGAGAACACTTCATGCGGCATCCCGACCCGCCGGTTGCTCTTCATCAGCTCCGGCAGGACATAATGAATAAAATGAAGCTATGA